Proteins encoded within one genomic window of Bombina bombina isolate aBomBom1 chromosome 1, aBomBom1.pri, whole genome shotgun sequence:
- the ZNF217 gene encoding zinc finger protein 217: protein MPVQSLSEFIDCFEGTSGTDGSQTNTSDSSHSIKTTNTISHKTLQETFLIKADGAMTFDCMFCDDNFKHHEELGKHVLAQHRPTVCEPTVLQFEAEFLSPQDKSQKNVLPPTNKGKIDDFECDVCGQTFIKSIALEAHLKKHKDSFTYCCNVCGRRFKEPWFLKNHKRTHTARSGAKNKLQTCSEMPATINEVVQEKEVKNETSPYKLCMVCGFIFPDKESLKEHIKVHNKDLVSTDENDSASLYEKAEEKLGPSKEDFFGFLNLKPSIPTFKKSETSGHWIRELGPFNTYQAWQLATKGKVAVAHTRVKEPVREFNIQSEKIDEQNKKSKSSDCLENVESQDKENLNHNSKVPYADVEKFPDKNKSTLCNDCGKFFKTYHQLVLHSRVHRKGRTDSESSSGVEECLPILVSPDIINFEDNEIIQLDGDNDSEEGQDDYTCDSPNTDKKEDDPEKTKGKNLPCSKECSYCGKCFRSNYYLNIHLRTHTGEKPYKCDFCEYSAAQKTSLRYHLERHHKVKPGDSNARVKDISKSLQLAQGSEESSVVHSNIKETKPSKKHLNNTKDEFLGTKLEKNELPLCNNLENTLVPFENQGENDFKDCEHRLTFKGADEDEVTPLQFLPMKDDVSLDLEDHNPQVLTFSEIYLNTEAMPLNLSLKPADFSITTVDRALLPTSNCPYCSFKSLYPEVLIIHQRLTHKSVYDLSLKNVCNTKNPVNVCRSRSTSCPPALLGVDVPPLTDGTISNIYTSAHSKALYSEKAKHSASHLPNAGIPSATDSKIMERRNIKLPIKQNNEAQMSSYNFMQPDLQGISHLLERMKRQEQKEVTLNAPANSRNSNGYNDYHNPAVRVNEHSFKRPIKMPHLEFGEPSSKKLKNNVICLEQKSYLKNDATKKQVNPRNVNLLVHEISSIKSGNLNLPHEVVSRRNGIVNSYDQPNAGSVYTATDPSNYLSSRSAVTVSQSSYQRLSKRVYGQNDKRI, encoded by the exons ATGCCGGTCCAATCACTTTCAGAATTCATTGATTGTTTTGAGGGGACCAGTGGTACTGATGGCTCACAAACTAATACTTCGGATTCATCCCATTCAATCAAGACAACAAACACAATTTCCCACAAAACATTGCAAGAAACCTTTCTGATAAAAGCAGATGGAGCTATGACCTTTGACTGTATGTTTTGCGATGACAATTTCAAACATCATGAAGAACTTGGAAAACATGTTTTAGCTCAGCATAGACCGACAGTGTGTGAGCCAACTGTTCTTCAGTTTGAAGCAGAGTTTCTCAGTCCTCAGGATAAGTCTCAAAAAAATGTATTGCCTCCAACAAACAAGGGCAAAATAGATGATTTTGAATGTGACGTTTGTGGGCAGACCTTTATTAAATCCATTGCTCTTGAGGCACacctaaaaaaacacaaagactccTTTACATACTGCTGTAATGTGTGTGGAAGAAGATTCAAAGAACCTTGGTTTCTTAAAAATCATAAGAGAACTCATACTGCCAGATCTGGAGCAAAAAATAAACTGCAGACCTGTTCTGAAATGCCAGCAACTATAAATGAAGTGGTACAGGAAAAGGAGGTTAAAAATGAAACTTCTCCATATAAATTGTGCATGGTTTGTGGATTTATCTTCCCTGATAAAGAGTCTTTAAAGGAGCATATTAAAGTACATAACAAAGACTTAGTCTCCACAGATGAAAACGATTCAGCCTCACTTTATGAGAAAGCTGAAGAAAAATTGGGTCCCTCGAAAGAAGATTTTTTTGGCTTTCTAAATCTTAAGCCAAGTATACCAACATTTAAGAAATCTGAAACCTCTGGACATTGGATTCGAGAACTAGGTCCTTTTAATACCTATCAGGCTTGGCAACTAGCTACTAAAGGCAAGGTTGCTGTTGCACACACTCGAGTAAAAGAGCCAGTGCGTGAATTCAATATCCAGAGTGAAAAGATTGATGAACAAAATAAGAAATCTAAAAGTTCTGACTGTTTGGAAAATGTTGAATCACAGGACAAAGAAAATCTTAATCACAATTCTAAAGTGCCTTATGCTGATGTGGAGAAATTTCCCGATAAAAACAAGTCAACACTATGTAATGACTgtggaaaattctttaaaacttACCACCAGCTTGTTTTGCATTCACGAGTACACAGAAAAGGAAGGACTGACTCTGAGTCTTCCAGTGGTGTTGAAGAATGTCTGCCTATACTAGTATCACctgatattattaattttgaagatAATGAAATAATTCAGCTAGATGGTGATAATGACTCTGAAGAAGGACAAGACGATTACACATGTGATTCTCCTAATACAG aTAAAAAGGAAGATGACCcagaaaaaacaaaaggaaaaaacctTCCTTGCTCCAAAGAATGTAGTTATTGTGGCAAATGTTTTCGATCAAATTATTACCTCAATATTCATCTCAGGACACACACGG GTGAAAAACCATACAAATGTGATTTCTGTGAATACTCTGCAGCTCAGAAAACCTCTTTGCGGTACCATTTAGAACGCCATCATAAAGTCAAGCCAGGTGATTCAAATGCACGTGTGAAAGATATCAGTAAAAGTTTACAACTTGCTCAGGGGTCTGAAGAATCTTCTGTGGTCCATAGCAATATTAAAGAGACCAAACCTTCCAAAAAGCATTTGAATAATACCAAAGATGAATTTCTAGGAACAAAGCTTGAAAAAAATGAACTTCCATTATGCAACAATTTGGAAAATACACTTGTTCCATTTGAAAACCAGGGGGAAAATGACTTTAAGGATTGTGAACATAGACTAACTTTCAAAGGAGCAGACGAAGATGAGGTCACACCTCTACAGTTCTTACCTATGAAAGATGATGTTTCACTGGACTTGGAAGACCATAATCCTCAAGTTCTTACTTTCTCTGAAATCTATTTAAACACTGAGGCTATGCCACTCAATTTGTCTTTAAAACCTGCTGATTTCTCTATAACTACAGTTGACCGTGCCTTGCTCCCTACTAGCAACTGTCCTTATTGTAGTTTCAAAAGCCTTTACCCAGAGGTGTTAATCATACACCAGAGGTTGACACACAAATCAGTCTATgatctttctttaaaaaatgtttgtaataCTAAGAATCCTGTGAATGTATGCAGAAGCAGAAGCACTTCTTGTCCTCCTGCCCTTCTCGGGGTGGATGTGCCTCCACTTACAGATGGTACTATATCTAATATTTATACTTCAGCTCATTCCAAAGCACTTTACAGTGAGAAAGCTAAACATTCAGCATCTCATTTACCAAATGCTGGTATTCCTTCTGCAACGGACTCTAAAATTATGGAGAGGCGTAACATCAAATTGCCCATAAAACAAAACAATGAGGCACAAATGAGTAGCTACAATTTCATGCAGCCAGATTTGCAAGGTATTTCTCATTTGCTTGAGAGAATGAAACGGCAAGAACAAAAAGAAGTTACTCTGAATGCACCAGCCAATAGTAGGAACAGTAATGGGTACAATGATTATCATAATCCAGCTGTTCGGGTTAATGAACATTCATTTAAAAGACCTATAAAAATGCCTCATCTAGAATTTGGGGAACCCTCTTCAAAAAAACTCAAGAACAATGTAATATGCCTAGAGCAAAAGAGTTACCTAAAGAATGATGCAACAAAAAAACAAGTTAATCCTAGAAATGTAAATTTGCTGGTCCATGAAATTTCATCCATAAAATCGGGAAACTTAAATTTGCCACATGAAGTTGTTTCTCGTAGGAATGGAATTGTGAATTCATATGATCAACCTAATGCTGGATCAGTATATACTGCAACAGACCCTTCTAATTATTTGTCATCAAGGTCTGCGGTGACAG TCAGTCAGTCTTCATACCAACGGTTGTCTAAAAGAGTTTATGGACAAAATGACAAGAGAATCTGA